The following proteins are co-located in the Silene latifolia isolate original U9 population chromosome 1, ASM4854445v1, whole genome shotgun sequence genome:
- the LOC141645015 gene encoding uncharacterized protein LOC141645015, which yields MGDYFQIRTLNLEHRCGVSNYNRKVISEYLAEKFLEFRRTNIDWKLKHFQDHVFKELNVHVSYAKCWLARSRAKLIIFGNGRDQYARVWDYASALIKFNNGSTTIVVCDGIESPHMTFRRMYICLQSLKVGFIRGCRPILGVDGVHLKGPYSRMCLVAVGKDGNNNIFPIAWAVMEAENTDSWTWFLELLINDLGKEEGNGLTFMPDRQKGLIEAINRVVPKANIRYCAQFNIEIEGLKMLSNEAHLYLSKISARHWSRHAFDTECKSNMPVNNICESFNAVLKEARDKPILTHMESMKRYVMKRNFEKREGVNKYDGRHMPYAKKYLSWAVDEQRFCTIYQAHADRFEVTYHGEGWV from the exons ATGGGAGATTATTTCCAAATCAGGACACTGAATTTAGAGCATAGATGTGGAGTATCAAATTATAATAGGAAGGTCATATCCGAGTATTTAGCCGAAAAGTTCTTAGAATTTCGGAGAACAAATATTGATTGGAAGTTGAAGCATTTTCAAGATCATGTCTTCAAAGAGTTGAATGTACATGTTAGCTATGCAAAGTGTTGGTTAGCTAGatcaagagctaagttaattattTTTGGTAATGGGAGAGATCAATATGCAAGGGTCTGGGATTATGCATCTGCCCTTATCAAGTTTAATAATGGTAGTACAACAATTGTTGTGTGTGATGGGATTGAGAGTCCTCATATGACTTTCAGAAGAATGTATATATGTTTGCAATCTTTAAAGGTTGGCTTCATTAGAGGTTGTAGACCAATATTGGGAGTGGATGGAGTCCACTTGAAAGGGCCATACTCTAGAATGTGTTTAGTGGCAGTAGGTAAGGATGGAAACAATAATATATTCCCAATAGCTTGGGCTGTAATGGAGGCGGAGAATACTGATAGTTGGACTTGGTTCCTGGAATTGTTGATCAATGACCTGGGGAAAGAGGAAGGGAATGGCCTAACATTTATGCCTGATAGACAAAAGGGACTGATAGAGGCTATAAATAGGGTGGTCCCAAAAGCAAATATCAGATATTGT GCTCAGTTCAATATTGAGATAGAAGGTTTGAAGATGCTATCCAATGAAgcacatttatatttgagcaaaaTATCAGCAAGGCATTGGTCAAGACATGCCTTTGATACAGAATGTAAGTCTAATATGCCGGTGAACAATATCTGTGAGAGTTTTAATGCAGTGTTGAAGGAGGCTAGAGACAAACCTATCCTTACCCACATGGAGTCGATGAAGAGGTATGTCATGAAAAGAAATTTTGAGAAAAGGGAGGGAGTGAATAAATATGATGGTAGGCATATGCCATATGCAAAAAAATATCTTAGTTGGGCTGTGGATGAGCAGAGGTTCTGCACAATATATCAAGCTCATGCTGATAGGTTTGAGGTGACTTACCATGGGGAAGGGTGGGTGTGA